Genomic DNA from Papaver somniferum cultivar HN1 unplaced genomic scaffold, ASM357369v1 unplaced-scaffold_160, whole genome shotgun sequence:
ATTAAGGTTAGTTTGATTCggctttatttctttattttccagGCACTAATTTACATGAAGCACATTCCTAAGTAATGGCTGTTTGAACCTAAGTAAGCTTTATTTTATGACACAAAACAAGGTTCCATTTCTGGCAATTCTGTGCATATTTATAGAATCATCATATTGCTTCTTCAGTTGGAGTTTGTTTTTTAAATACTTAGGCATTTAGTCATCCAGCCTTTTGCCTTGGGGCAAAGATATGGCTGGAAGACACCCATGTTTAAATTGCACTCCTAAGTAGGTGGGGGTGTTTGTTGGCATATTGAAGGCTTGTTTTGGGTTAGAGCTAAGTGAATCGAATTTCGTATGGGTTATCAGGTTTCCTGATATATGGAGAGGATTGGTTGTGGAGAATTGGGCTCCGCGAGCAAGAATATTAGTGAATGATAAAATTGGTGGATTTGTGAGTTGTCGTGGTTGGGATTCAGTGCTGGAGAGTATGAAATATGGTGTTCCTAGAATGCATCTTGATCAATGAGTAAATGCAAGTGATTAGAAAGGTTGTGATGGGAAAAGAAGGATTGGAGGTAAAAAGGAAAGCTACGGAAAATGAGTGAAACATAAGGGAAATCAAGATATTGAGCTAGTAGTGCCGAAATTTGAAAGTCTTTGGAAACAAAAAATGAAcaatgagagaaaaaaaaaaaaacatactccaaaAAAATGTTCCATGAATTGGATATTCTCATTGACATGGATGCTCTGTAATCATCTTCATCACCATAATGTAATCATCTTCAACCCTTTCTATCGAGTACTTTCAAATGAACAATTCCGAACAAAGTACAGAATGGAGTTTGTTACAGATAGCAATATAGAACTAGGGGAGAAATCTGATTATAAATGGTTGTATTCTACATCAAATTGCAGGGTACACAGAGCGCCCTAGAAAGATCTTGCGTATTTATCAAACTATGCTTAACTCGATCAGTACAAAATTTATGCAACCTATATAACCTAAAGTTGGCTATTGCAGTGAGTTTCATCGAGTTCAGGCATAGCAGAAGGAAGGGGAGGAGCTCCTCCAGTTGTTGGCCTGAACAATGAAAAGAAAACCAACATTTCTGGGATTAGTCAAAATGAAgtcaaacacaaaaccaaaaatgTGGAGTTCCAGAAATTACATATCTAAGAAAGAAAAGCTCagtggaaaaaaaaaactgatcagAAAATAGGTGGAAGAAAGACGAACTTACAGGCCCACAAACACCTTAAAAGCATCATAGATACCCCACTGTGCTCCCGTAAGAGTTCCAATCATAACAATGCGCAATGGAAGACCCCGAGTAAATAGACCCACCACACCTATCTTCTTCACAGCCTAGAACAAAACAAGAGATATGCTTAGCGAAGAAACAAGATAAAAGAAACTTAAAAGAAAACAGAACGACACACAAAACTAGAAGGGAAAGAGAGAGATGGCTACTCACATCCGCAACAGTGGCATCCTTAGCATTGTTGAGGAACGAAACAAGATTATCAGCAGGGTGAGAAACAATAGCACATAAGACACCAGCAATATATCCGCCAGCAAAGCTGACACCCAGTTGCATGGATTTACTGCATTCATCCTTGGGCTTGGGGGTAACGTGCTTGTAAATATTCTCTACTATGGTCTCGAACGATGTGAACTTCATCATAGTGTCTGCAAAAATATTAGTTGTGAGGAATGAACTGTTATCCAAGAGTTAGCTGAAAATGGAAATACTGTCAAGAAAGGATATGCTGAGAAAGGAACTGTGTTGAAGAAAACATTTACTAACTCGAGTCTTCTATTACTAAACTTAAACTCCAGCTTTCCAGTACAATGTTCTTAGTGTCAACCGAGAACATGTTTTCATTGACCACACAAGCATATACAAGACATGCAGCTGAAGAAATAGAAGTGACTCCCAAATATAGTCGCATTAAGAAATTCATTTACTTTATCAGCTAATCAACTGGATACAAGCCGCACGAAAGACCATGGCAAATAAATAATTACTGTGAAGGAAAACATACTATCCACAAAAACAGGTTTCAAAAATGGATAATTTGAAGGTTAATGATGTGATAACTGATAAGCACACTTCACTTTTTATTCTGTCAGGAACTGATGATCCTTTAAAAGGCCATATAATGTCCATATGTTGTGTATAATATGAACGGTAGGCCCATGCCTGAACACATATGAGGCATGAAATAAGGATAATATTTTGCTTAGCTCTAAGAAATCAATCGGCGGACAGTAAAATCCATGAATATTAGAAAAAACTACATGTATATAGTATGTGTTCGAATATATCTATCTAAATCAAATGGCAGAATTGTAAGTATGaaacaagaagaaaataaaaaggcaTCAGAATTGTAAGCAAGTAAACTGAACGGAATTCCGTCCGATGACAACCAAAATAGAAGGTTAAAAGATTATCGACTCAAAGCCACGTATATTTGAAAACAACTAACAAATTCAGTGACATGAGAAGAGTGAATGGCGAAACATGAAATGCGTATCTTACATGGAATCTGTCGACCCCAGAGAGGAACAAGACCCTTGTATAACCTGAAAATGAATGTCAGCACATTAGGAAAGAGTGACGGACGGAACCATAACATTCAACATAAAAGGTAAATACATACCCGTCGTAACCTTCAGCCCTGATGATCTTCGGAAGTCCATCTGACAATCCCCTTGCAAACCCAGGCTGAGTTTGGACTCGTACTTTCACAGCCTCCATGGGACACAAAGCAACATCGGCAATAACCTCGGCGGATGCAGAACCAGCTAGGTAGATGAAAGTCTTGTATTTGACTGCGTTCTCTGGCCCAGCAAGGTCAGAGTAGTACTTCTTGAAGAATTCATAAAACCCAAGCTTGCAGGCACCCTGCGCACTGTAACCAAGCAGGGTAGGCGCCCAACCCCTGAAGAAACCTCTAACTCCTTTTTCTTTATATAGAACCCCAAAACCGGACGAGATGCTCTTGTATTTTGCAGGATCAATCTGGGTACAAGCAGTGATTGGAAGAGTTACTTCACAGAGATGAAAGCAAAAAGAAATTCGAAAGACAAAACCTATTAACTTAAAAGATAAATGGTGAGCTCAGGGAAACCTAAAACAGTTGGAGAACAACAGTAATGAACGAATAACCAGGTCTCATGACTTTGAAAGGCAGAATCCTGAAAGCAGTACGCCGAGTCTCGTCAGCGCATCTATTTCATTAACTGCTAAtgacaaaaataaaatggaaatccTAGTTTCAGCACTGTTCTCAGCAGACACAGCCTACCCAAAACTATGAGATGAGAGTCAAACAAGCAACACTGGGAGACCATATTTAGACCTTTTACAATTCTTTGAAACTCAGATATGCAATGTAAAATGCAGATACATACACCACGTTCAAAAGAAAAACATGAGGTTATCGCATGGCAATATCAGTATATTCAGCTTGTCGTAATCATGGGTGACGATTATATAATTCTTATTCCTTGGCTAGTCAGCTTGTCGAAGCAAAGGGAATGTTTAAATATTCTATGTACATAGCGAGTCATGATTGCTACAAGCTGACTAGCCAAGGGAATTATAAGATCATCACCAAGTTCAATCATAATAAAACAACCAAGCCAAACCTATCCCTCCTTTACTTTTCCCAAAACGCCAAGCAAATTAACCATCCCTATGGATGGACTACCCAACTTCCAAGGCTCTAAAAGCTCAATCCAAATCTAATCCAACTTTCACTTTAAGTTTCTATGCATTTGTTTCTCTGAATCATTAATAGACCCTACAAGTTCAATCCAAATCCAAGATCTCTATAATTATCACAAAAATTGATGAAAATCAATGCAAAACACAAGAACTAGTGCTTAAAAAAATCAGACTCAATTCAGAATTAGATATGGAATAGAAATCAAAACCTGCATATTACACTTGACAAGATCTAAAGGAGTAACAGCCGTATGAGTAATTCCACAACTAAGGATTCCACCCATAGTACATGCTGCATAGTAAGATGGAGAATACATCTCTATCTTCCTTCCAGGTTCACTTGGTGAGGCAGCAACAACAGAATAAGgcactgttgctgctgctgttgatgaggAAGGGAAAGTTCGATTTCCATTCGAATGCTTTTCCAAATCAAACGATTTATTTGCAGATGTTGAGTACAGATAGTTTGGAATCAGAGATTGACGTGCTGATGATGATTTTTCTAATGAAATCGACATTtttttgatttctagggtttgggGGTTTGGATTTGGATGGAGGTTTGAAGATTGTTGGGGAGGATTTAAGTAGTTTCATCATCATGTGAttaattgattgaaaaattgagttgaaattgaattaatcagTCAAGATtcaaaaagaagacgaagaaaaatcTGTGTGTGAGGAAGATGAATGGAAGCCAGGTCCGTCTTTCCTGGGGGCCTGAAAATGACCGGTGACTTGTTGAATTCTAGGTGGTAAATTACTAAGATAGCCCAATTTATCAGGCCGAATGCTGATAACCGTACGATTAAAAAGTTCCGAGACCACCCGtgatcaaatgacatgtttattATCATTTTGATTCTAAAACAACCAAATGTGTTAGCATTCCTTTGATAAGCAAATTATTGTGTCGTGTCATATCATGCAACTACGTATGGTCACTATGTATTTCGGTAGCATAACAAAGTACATTCAGTTTGTATTTTCAATCTAAGGAGATATGTGCGAGTTTGTATATAAACCCAAAAGAGAATCAAGTATGAAGAAAAACTTGCATTTGGTGTTGTTTTGTTATCATTGGAGTATTTGGTTCGAAGACTGTAAACCATGTTACATAACCCAGACAGATCATGAAGGTTTAGTTTTACCGTGAGAGGGATAAACAATTATGTTCATTCTCACATTGATAGGTGACTTAGGGAGTTGAAGTTTAATTGTTTTTGCGGGAAGTTACAATTAATCACTTTTTCATATAATTCGATCGTTACATAAGGTATTCATTAAATAGTTCAAGTCTTTTCAATCAATGTGTATTGAGTAAACTAACCAACCCAAAAAAAATTGCTTCCAATCATAAGGTATCGGATATTTTATTTGTAAGCTTCCATCACACTACCGTGAACTTAATTGGTGAGGTTATTTCCCACCAATATTCTATTACCTATGTCTTATTAGATTGATGCTTTCAAGAGTTttgagatgtcagagaaaactgtTGATTTATTATCTAGATCATGAAGGCATAAGATACCCCATGCTTGAGAAACAGTGAGCCGTGATAGGGTTCAAGCCATTGTGTTAACATCACCCTTTGAACAAAAATTTTTGTCGAAGTTGAATGATGATAACTAAAAATTGATAAAGTTGAAAATATGACCGCACCGCCAAGAGTGCCTAAGTGCACGAAAATCAAATGTCATGCTTTCTATCATTATTATGTGTGTAAATAAATGTGACTGGGGGAGTAACAAAATCTAGTTCACAATAGACCAAAAGTGTGGTTTCAAAATGAGAAGTATGGTTTCATGTGGTTTTTTCTTGCTTTGTCATGCAACAGTGTATGgtcacttttctatcatttgtGTATTTCGGGTGCGTAACAAGTACATTCGGTCTATATTTTTAATATGATGAGAGGTTGAGAGATTACATATAAACCAACCATAGAATtgagattttttttaaaataaagaaaCCAGGTTCAACCCTGGATAAACATACCACAATCAGTTACATTTCCTCCTTGAGCGAAGACTTGATTTTGGTCTCGTTTTATTTTAGAATTTGCGCCATTATCATTGTGTTTGAAGAAAAGATTGGCATAAGAGAAGTTGGAGAAAACTGTAAACCATGGTGAATAACCCAAATCTGTTTAAATCTCTAGGTTTGATcgtgaaaaggataaacaataaGCCTCGGTTTTTGTGTGGAAGCTTAAATGTTGGAAGTTCATTTTTTtattccttttcatttcttttgaagaattatattggtCTCGTTATTAACAATCACTTTTTGACCCTGTGATTGTATCAGATGATATTCGTAGTCACAATTTCATAATAATTTAATTATTACATTAAAAATTCATATGGTGTTGTAGGCCTACggcccatagatgtgcggcccaaGTTGATACATAGGGTTCCCTTGTGTACGTATATAAAGGATACTATAACTATGTAatatggttactcatatcaatAAGAAATGTTTCTCCTTCTTtgtctctttatttttttctccaTAATCCACTGCAAAACGTTATCAAGCACGAGTTCTTCCATGCCAATTCTTTTTTTAATCAACTCAAGGACATCTCTGGAATTTTGATTCTTGGTTCTGTTCATCATCGTCAAATCAACAACCACTACCGCGGATCTCCATTTTTGTTCACTCTGTTTTCGGATCGGAAGAATCGATACATTATGTGAATAGGAAAAGATAACCATACCTCAAATCCCTAACTTTTTTGTTTCTTCCCCTAGATCTATGATTAGTACTTTGATGAACCTGTTGTCTGCCATGTTTGTTTTTCTTCAATGTACATCATTTACATGCCATACGCTAAATTTTATCATACATGGTACACATGTTTGCTTTGCTGATCCatatcatattttattttcacttGAATCCCTTGTCCTATGAATACTTAATACGTGATGCCTATGGATGTGATTGTTTACTTTGCATAATTGATGTTTAGTGTTATTGATTTAACATTTCTTTTTTAATTTGTGAGTCAAGGCACTGTTTAGTTTGATTCTAtggtttggatttttttttctgtttatcCGTCTCCATATTTATATAATTTTATGCTGTTTAAATTatcattgcttcaaaaaaaaaaaaacaaaaaaaacaaagaaacaaaaaacaaccACCATGTTTATATAATTTTATGTATAAACCACCATATATATCCTCCTCCGTTTGAAGACCCTAATTATAGCTTTGATAAGGACATAATTTGTGTCTTATTTACTACATGTAATTTAAATAAACTTTTACTCTCATCAATTGTGATTTTATAAAACAGGTAAAAAACTGGAAGTTGGCATGGTTTAAAATTTTAGtactaacaaaaccctttgggtttAATATGAATTCATATTCTCTAGGATGCTTGCACGGTAATTATGACACCAAAAGTTCCTCAAAAGCTTCCACTAAATATTGAATACATGAGTTTGTCAATTAAAAATCGACAATGAAACAAAAAAAGGTACTCAACTGTAACCTTTGTGCATCTTTATTTCAGAAGTACGGTTAGTTTACACACTTACTCAATATTAGACTCTATTAGAATTAACATGCATACACATTATTGTTCGAATTTTCTCTTGATGACACCTTATCATATTTAACTGGTTCCcaaaagaatttttcttcttctttttcttatttttcttattttgataaATATTCTAATTTTGTTCTTTCTTTATAGTTTCATGAAGGATAGCTAATTTATTATGACAATAACATTAACTATACATATTTTTAACTTCAAGAGAAATAAATGATGGTCTTTATTTATTTGTCACATTTAATGTTTTTTTTATGATCATATCTAATGTTCTACACTACAAGGATGTAAACTTAGAAGGATTTAAGGTGaattgagaggaagaagaagaagttcagACACACAGAGAGATAATAATTCAAAGAGAAGAATAATAATTCATTACTCGCTGAGAGTATCCAATGAAACAAGGATACTAATACACAAAGTCTCACGTGCCAGCCGTGTAACTAAAACATAGGCACCCTAACAACAGCTAAGGGCACCCCAGGttcagaaatacaaaaagaaagaacacTCTCAAAAGTTGGTCCATGACAAATACCCCTCACTTCAAATGATTCTTGTCCTCAAGAATCGCATCAGGGAACTGTTGTTGTAAAGCTGCCTTGTCCTCCCAAGTTTCTTCCTCAGCCGTGGAGTGAGTCCAGTGAACTAGAACCTGATCCACTAGCTGTTGTTGTTTCTTGATGACTCTGGTAGGCAGTATATGGAGTGGTGTAATCTTCATACAGCCTTCAGAGTCCAAAGTGGGTAAAACTGTTTGGGGAAGCAACCTTGCTCCAATCTTTGGCTTAAGCTGAGAGACATAGAATACTGGATGTATTCTGGATGAGGTTGGTAGCTGCAATTTGCTTGCCAAGCCTTGCTAACACCTGGTAGGGGCCAAAAAATTTAGCTGATAACTTTAAGCTTCTCCTCAATTGAACTGAGCTCTGCCTGTAAGGTTGAAGTCTCAAATAAACCCAGTCTCCCACCTTGAATTCCCTCTCAGTTCTTTTCTTGTCAGCTTGCTGTTTAATTCTATGCTGTGCTTCCTCCAAGGTAGACTTCAGAATTATTCCCATGGCTTGTCTTTTCTGTAAGTACTCTTCCACAGATTCATTATTGGAAGGTTGATGAGAGAACAAACCAAATTGTTGGGGTTGGTATCCATACAATGCCTGGAAAGGTGTAATCTTTAAGCTGGAATGATAAGTAGAGTTGAACCACCACTCTGCCAAGGATAACCAACTCACCCATTTGGTTGGCCTGTAACTTGTCATACATCGCAAGTAGGATTCAAGACAAGCATTCACCCTCTCAGTTTGaccatcagtctgagggtgatatgttgTACTCATGTGAAGAGCAGTGCCCATCTTAGTGAACATCTCTTGCCAGAAGTGACTAAGAAAAATGTTGTCTCTATCTGAGATTGTGGTTGCAGGTAAGCCATGTAATTTAAAAATGTTTTCTAGGAATACCTTTGCTACAGATGAGGCAGTGAAAGGGTGACTCAAGGGGAAAAAATGGTTGTATTTGGTGAATCTATCCACCACAACCATAATGACCTCCCTACCTTCTGACTTTGGAAGCCCAGTGATAAAGTCCATGGAAATATGTTTCCATGCTTGATCAGGTACATGAAGAGGCTGGAGCATCCCTGCAGGAGATGTGTGGGGTATCTTGTGTTGCTGACATATGTCACACTCTGTAATGTATTTTTACAAATCCCTCTTCATGCCTACCCAGTGAAAATGGACTTTTGCTCTCTAATAGCTAGCTTGAGTAACTGAATGTCCCCCCATGGCAGATGAATGGACTGCAGCTAAGACTTGTTGTCTTAGATTCCCTTTTGAGCCAATATAAATCTTGTTCTTGTATCTAAGGATTCCATGTTTCAGTGTGTAAGGAGGTTTACTTGTAGGAGAAACAGTCAGCTGAGGTAACAGTTCTTGTGCAATCCTATCAGTGTCATAACTATCTTGCACTTCAAGAAGCCAAGTAGGTTGTAAGTGTGATATAAGCTGGCATTGATATGAGTCAGAATGTGGAATCCTTGATAAAGCATAAGCTACTTTGTTTTCAGCTCCCTTTTTGTAACAAACTGTGTAGTCATACCCCATAAGCTTAGAAAGCCATTTTTGCTGAGCCATAGATGCAGCTTCTGCTCCATGAAATATTTCAAGCTCTGATGATCTGTGAAGATGGTAAAGTGGTTTCCCAATAGATATGACCTCCATTTATTAACTTCCATGACTATGGCTAACAACTCCTTCTCATATGTTGACATGGCAAGAAATCGGATCCCCATGCCTTACTGAAAAATGCAATGGgtttctttttctgcattaacACATCTCCTACCCATGTGTCACAAGCATCAGTTTCAATCTCAAAAGATAATGTAAAATATGGAAACACCAACACAGGTGTAGAAGTAAAAGCCTTCTTGAGTGTATCAAAAGCAGTTTGAGCACTTGAGTTCCACTGGAAATTGTCCTTCTTCAGTAAGTCTGTTAAAGGTTTGCAAATTATGCCATAGTTTTGCACAAACTTCCTGTAATACCCAGTTAAACCTAGAAATCCCCTTAGACCTTTCAATGTAGTAGGAGTAGGCCACTGCAGCATGCATTCAATCTTCTTGGGATCTGCTGCCACTCCTTGCTGAGAAATAATGTGACCCAGATATTCCACTTTATCTTGACCAAAGGAACACTTTGAGAGCTTAGCAAACAAGCTGTGATGCTTCAAGGTGCTGAGAGTGAGCTCTAAATGTTGTAAATGAGAGGCCATATCAGGAATGTAGACCAGGATATCATCAAAGAAGACAAGTATAAACTTTCTGATATGAGGCTTAAAAACATCATTCATCAGGGCTTGAAAAGATGCTGGTGCATTGGTCAAGCCAAAAGGCTTACCATAAATTCATAGTACCCCTCATGAGTCTTGAAAGCAGTCTTGTATGTatctggtgggtagactctgatTTGATGGTATCCAGCCCTCAAATCAATTTTAGTGAATACTTTAGAACCAAAAAATTCATCCAAGAACTCCTCAATAATGGGAATAAGATACTTATCCTTGACTGTGGCTGCATTTAATTTCCTATAGTCTACACAGAACCTCCAACTACCATCTTTCTTTTTGATCAGGATGATTGGAGAAGAGAAAGGGCTGTGGATGGGTTGAATTACACCAGATTTCAACATTTCTTGGACAAGTTGTTCTACTACCTCTTTTTGAATGTATGAAATTCTATAAGGTCTTTGATTTGGTGGGGTAGTAAGTGGATTTATGGGTATGTGATGGTGATGTATTGTGGATGTCCCATATCGATATCGAAGTACCATTTATAGTCCATCCTAGAATTACTTTGAATATGCCAAGTATTCCCTTGGTGCTAATATAAATTAGAAGAGATAAGGCTAAAGGAAGAAGTTTTGG
This window encodes:
- the LOC113337563 gene encoding mitochondrial phosphate carrier protein 3, mitochondrial-like → MSISLEKSSSARQSLIPNYLYSTSANKSFDLEKHSNGNRTFPSSSTAAATVPYSVVAASPSEPGRKIEMYSPSYYAACTMGGILSCGITHTAVTPLDLVKCNMQIDPAKYKSISSGFGVLYKEKGVRGFFRGWAPTLLGYSAQGACKLGFYEFFKKYYSDLAGPENAVKYKTFIYLAGSASAEVIADVALCPMEAVKVRVQTQPGFARGLSDGLPKIIRAEGYDGLYKGLVPLWGRQIPYTMMKFTSFETIVENIYKHVTPKPKDECSKSMQLGVSFAGGYIAGVLCAIVSHPADNLVSFLNNAKDATVADAVKKIGVVGLFTRGLPLRIVMIGTLTGAQWGIYDAFKVFVGLPTTGGAPPLPSAMPELDETHCNSQL